The following proteins are co-located in the Halarcobacter sp. genome:
- the hemC gene encoding hydroxymethylbilane synthase, with protein sequence MKKIVIATRRSKLALWQSEYIKAQLQKHYPDLEVELQEFSTKADKILDVPLAKIGGKGLFTKELEIALENKEADIAVHSLKDVPVEFEEGFVLAALTKRFDPRDAFLSEKYANISELPQGAVIGTTSLRRRMELKLLRPDIELKDLRGNINTRIAKLKAGEYDAIILAATGVQKLQIEDEVKHFFPISIDDMIPSMGQATLGIETLDNPELVEMLSVLHDKDALIESTIERDFVRTLEGGCQVPIGVKATIIDENTIDVRAIVGMPDGSEYIQEDLVANIDEYETIGKTLAQTFIDQGAKELLARAESVAFK encoded by the coding sequence ATGAAGAAAATAGTAATAGCTACAAGAAGAAGTAAATTAGCACTTTGGCAAAGTGAATATATTAAAGCCCAATTACAGAAGCATTATCCAGATTTAGAGGTTGAATTACAAGAATTCTCTACAAAAGCAGATAAAATTCTTGATGTACCTTTAGCTAAAATTGGAGGAAAAGGACTTTTCACAAAAGAGTTAGAGATTGCATTAGAAAATAAAGAAGCGGATATTGCAGTACACTCTTTAAAAGATGTGCCTGTTGAATTTGAAGAGGGATTTGTTCTTGCTGCACTTACTAAAAGGTTTGATCCAAGAGATGCTTTTTTAAGTGAAAAATATGCAAATATAAGTGAACTTCCACAAGGTGCTGTTATTGGTACAACAAGCTTAAGAAGAAGAATGGAATTAAAACTTTTAAGACCTGATATTGAATTAAAAGATTTAAGAGGTAATATAAATACTAGAATTGCTAAGTTAAAAGCAGGAGAGTATGATGCTATCATATTAGCTGCTACAGGAGTTCAAAAACTTCAGATTGAAGATGAAGTTAAACATTTTTTCCCAATCTCAATAGATGATATGATACCTTCAATGGGTCAAGCAACTTTGGGTATTGAGACTTTAGATAATCCTGAACTAGTTGAGATGTTATCAGTATTACACGACAAAGATGCTTTAATTGAATCAACAATTGAAAGAGATTTTGTAAGAACATTAGAGGGTGGTTGTCAAGTTCCAATTGGTGTAAAAGCTACAATTATTGATGAAAATACAATTGATGTTAGAGCAATTGTTGGAATGCCAGATGGTAGTGAATATATCCAAGAAGATCTAGTGGCAAATATTGATGAATATGAAACTATAGGAAAAACTTTAGCTCAAACTTTTATAGACCAAGGAGCTAAAGAGTTATTAGCTCGTGCTGAAAGTGTTGCTTTTAAATAA
- a CDS encoding thioredoxin domain-containing protein, which yields MKLISVFTLSVLFIGSLLANDSVDSKVLDFEKNRFSKNKRVEIKDISVNLKKQMPQAGWFGYIIDLDVDFAGKNVKAKDVVFSNGELIAPELFDIKTGLALKDLMTPKLTKEYYKDKNLIAGNSNAKDKIVVFSDPLCPFCMDYVPDVINYVKKHDKSIALYYYHFPLLRIHPASNALTKLMALGKTKNIEDIELKVYNIDWDKYFNSRETNAEKILKAFNSEFKTNFSLDDLNSKEITNEVAEDIKMGEEVLVQGTPTIFINGEQDKSKLKYEKLGK from the coding sequence ATGAAATTGATTAGTGTTTTTACCCTTAGTGTTTTATTTATTGGAAGTTTATTAGCAAATGATAGTGTTGATAGTAAAGTATTAGATTTTGAAAAAAATAGATTTTCAAAAAATAAAAGAGTAGAGATAAAAGATATTAGTGTAAATCTAAAAAAACAGATGCCACAAGCTGGTTGGTTTGGATATATTATAGATTTAGATGTTGATTTTGCAGGAAAAAATGTAAAAGCAAAAGATGTAGTGTTCTCAAATGGAGAATTAATAGCACCTGAATTATTTGATATTAAAACAGGTTTAGCTTTAAAAGACTTGATGACACCTAAACTTACAAAAGAGTATTATAAAGATAAAAATTTAATTGCAGGAAATTCTAATGCAAAAGATAAGATTGTAGTATTCTCAGATCCTTTATGCCCTTTTTGTATGGATTACGTACCTGATGTAATCAATTATGTTAAAAAACATGACAAATCTATAGCTTTATATTATTATCATTTTCCACTTCTTAGAATTCATCCTGCTTCAAATGCTTTAACAAAATTAATGGCATTGGGAAAAACTAAGAATATTGAGGATATTGAATTAAAAGTTTATAACATTGATTGGGATAAATACTTTAATTCTAGAGAAACAAATGCTGAAAAAATCTTAAAAGCATTTAATAGTGAATTTAAAACAAATTTTTCACTAGATGATTTGAATAGTAAAGAGATTACAAACGAAGTTGCTGAAGATATAAAAATGGGTGAAGAGGTTTTAGTTCAAGGGACACCTACTATTTTTATTAATGGTGAACAAGATAAATCAAAATTAAAATATGAAAAATTAGGAAAGTAA